TATAGCAACCGCGGCGGTGCCTGGATTGGCGCCGACGGCTACAGCCTATTCCCCCGACGACGACGCCGACTTCGATTCGGCGTTGCTGCTCGACGCGGAAGGCAAGCGCTGGCGCGTCCGTTCGCCGCGCCATCCGGAAGCAAGCACCCGGCTGGAGACCGAGTTCATGGTGCTCCGCGCCTTCGCACCCGCCATCCGGGCTGAGCTGCCGTTCCACGTCCCCACCATCGCAGGCACGGTGCGGCAGGGCGCGCTCACCACCTTCGTTTACGCCCATCTGCAAGGCGGGATGCTATCCATCGAGGAACTCTCGGCTGGCACTCCGGCATTGGCGCGTGAAGTGGGAGCCGCTTTGGCAGCCATCCACGACCTGCCGTTGACGCTGGTCACCAACGCGGACCTTCCCAGTTATTCTGCCAACGAGTTCCGGCAACGCAAGCTCAACGAACTCGACCAGGCCGCCACCACCGGCAAGATTCCGGCAACATTGCTTCGCCGCTGGGAACACGCACTCGAAGACGTCGCCCTGTGGCGGTTCAACACCTCGGTGGTACACGGCGACCTTCACGAGGACAACCTCATGGTCCAGGATGACTCCGTGACCGCGGTGACCGGCTGGACCGATCTTCGCATTGGCGATCCCGCCGATGATTTTGCCTGGCTGGTGGCCTCCAACGAGTCGTCATTCGTCGAAGCGGTCCTGAGCCACTACACCCAGGCACGCCGCGAGACTCCTGATAACCACCTCCTTCGCCGCGCCGCCCTGCTGGCCGAGTTCGCCCTGGCCCAATACCTCGTAAAGGCAATGGCCGCCGGACACCAGAGCATGACAGCCGAGGCGGAGTCCATGCTCCAAACCCTGGCAAACGACATCGAAGAGCAGGCCCGGCGCGACGAAGCGGCCCAAGCCGCTGAAGACGAAGCAGCCGCTCACGAGCTCGCAATGGCGGCCGCCTCGCAGCCGCCTGTCAGCGTCATGGCGATTCCCGACGTCGGACCATCCGTTTCGGTGGCGGCCATCCCCGCCACCACAGAACCGGCGGGTGCCACACCCGCTGGGCCTGCCAATGAGGAAAAGGACCCGGAAATCATCGGGGACGAGAACGCAGAGGCCCTGGACAACGCGGGCGAAGCCGGCCCGGGAGCCCAGGTGGACCATGACGGGACCTCGACTGCCGCCATCAGCGTGGTTAACGTGACACCACTGCATTCAGTCGACCGCTCGTAGGCCTCAGGCGCTGTTCTTCAACGCACGCGCAATAATCTCCTCCAGTTCTTCGGCTGTGCCCAGATCATGGGGCCTCACCACGGAGTCGTCCACCATGTAGTAGAACGCGGCACTGACGTCGTCGAGGGGCACCCCTTGCAGCCGTGCCCAAGCGAGCCGGTACACGGCGAGTTGAACTGCGCGCGACGCCAGCTGTTGGCCGGAGGGCCGGCGGCCGGTCTTCCAGTCGATGAGCTGCCAATGCCCGTCCGGGTCACGGAAGACAGCGTCGATGCGTCCGCGGACCACGACGTCGCCAATGCGGGTTTCCACGGGAACTTCCACGAAAGCGGGGGCACGATGGGCCCACTCTGATTGTTTGAACGCCGACACCATGTCATCCAGGCCGTAGGCCTCGTCGATGTGCGCGTCGGAACCCGGCGCTTCGTCAAGGTCGAGCATGCCAGTTGTCCCGAAGTACTCCTCCACCCATGCATGGAACGCCGTACCCTTACGGGCAGAGATGCCAGGCTCCCGGGGCACGGGCCTGCGGAGTTGGGACAGGACAGCCGCTGGGTCAGC
This Paenarthrobacter sp. GOM3 DNA region includes the following protein-coding sequences:
- a CDS encoding macrolide 2'-phosphotransferase yields the protein MRRTPLELAAIATAAVPGLAPTATAYSPDDDADFDSALLLDAEGKRWRVRSPRHPEASTRLETEFMVLRAFAPAIRAELPFHVPTIAGTVRQGALTTFVYAHLQGGMLSIEELSAGTPALAREVGAALAAIHDLPLTLVTNADLPSYSANEFRQRKLNELDQAATTGKIPATLLRRWEHALEDVALWRFNTSVVHGDLHEDNLMVQDDSVTAVTGWTDLRIGDPADDFAWLVASNESSFVEAVLSHYTQARRETPDNHLLRRAALLAEFALAQYLVKAMAAGHQSMTAEAESMLQTLANDIEEQARRDEAAQAAEDEAAAHELAMAAASQPPVSVMAIPDVGPSVSVAAIPATTEPAGATPAGPANEEKDPEIIGDENAEALDNAGEAGPGAQVDHDGTSTAAISVVNVTPLHSVDRS